In Paenibacillus sp. J23TS9, a single genomic region encodes these proteins:
- a CDS encoding penicillin-binding transpeptidase domain-containing protein, with translation MIKRIKLRTVLLGGFITLLFVVLLIRMFALQVVQGDSWHEKGVAKWVKESDIPAERGTISDRNGDPLAINAPAYTVVVNPSVIHSNGTEDMVVEGLNKILGKDVDKLKALVNKKDAKGEYLKNVEVRNEGWKIDETKKAQIDKLNDQLKEQFKNKKKIQETGLATLKESKRYYPKGTLASHVLGYTDREGKAVAGLEIYLNDKLEGTKGHLRYESDTSGDKLPNSNDIYEPAVNGMNYKLTIDDQIQYYIEDAMKEAFDKYNPISMTVIAADPKTMDILGMANLPTFDPNKYWETTDFNNFMNHAVKSVYEPGSTFKIVTLAAAVQEKLFDPNAKYLSGQIQVKGSKRVLHDIKRAGWGKITYLEGVKRSSNVAFVKLGSELLGKERLLQYITDFGFGKKTGIDLPGETTWAVNLPGPVEVATASYGHGVNVTPIQQLAAVSAIANGGKLMKPQIIKEWTDPNTGVTEVTKPVTVKQVISPEAAKETGEYLEQVVADQDIGTGRHAYIDGYRVAGKTGTAIKNINGQYDSSKSVVSFIGYAPVNDPKIAVIVIMDQPDSATVGGGTATAPVFKKIVSQSLQYMGVPKTTTTTKPETDVKKNDAIKTQNRPPAPDLVNKNVKEAEKQLLKSGIAFDTLGKGTSIMKQFPAKGTPMSPGQHIYLLTETDKTMEVPDLTGESLRDALDVLTLMKVSVNVSGEGYVASQKVTNQAGKRVVQLSLRSSDDPGTGEDASTDTAGGDEGKGHSAETGQSSSGKTDGAKNDQ, from the coding sequence ATGATAAAAAGAATAAAACTTCGCACAGTGCTACTAGGAGGATTCATCACCCTCCTTTTTGTTGTTTTGCTTATCAGGATGTTTGCCCTGCAAGTTGTCCAGGGAGATTCCTGGCATGAAAAGGGTGTAGCCAAGTGGGTCAAAGAATCGGATATTCCGGCAGAACGGGGAACGATATCAGACCGAAATGGAGATCCGCTTGCTATTAACGCCCCAGCATACACCGTGGTCGTCAATCCGAGTGTTATTCATTCGAACGGAACTGAGGACATGGTAGTCGAAGGACTTAACAAGATTCTGGGTAAAGATGTCGATAAGCTCAAGGCACTTGTCAACAAGAAGGACGCTAAAGGCGAATACCTCAAGAACGTCGAAGTCCGCAACGAAGGCTGGAAGATCGATGAAACCAAAAAGGCACAAATTGACAAGCTGAATGACCAATTAAAAGAGCAGTTCAAGAATAAGAAGAAGATTCAAGAGACAGGCCTGGCCACATTGAAAGAATCGAAACGGTATTATCCGAAAGGAACCCTGGCTTCTCATGTGCTGGGCTATACCGATCGTGAAGGTAAAGCGGTCGCCGGGCTTGAGATATATCTGAATGATAAATTGGAAGGTACCAAAGGGCATTTGAGATATGAGTCAGATACATCAGGAGACAAGCTGCCCAATTCAAATGATATCTACGAGCCGGCTGTCAATGGTATGAATTACAAGCTGACGATCGATGATCAAATCCAGTATTATATCGAAGACGCCATGAAAGAGGCATTTGATAAATATAATCCAATCAGTATGACAGTCATCGCAGCGGATCCCAAAACGATGGATATACTGGGTATGGCGAATTTGCCTACATTCGATCCGAATAAATACTGGGAGACGACGGACTTCAATAATTTTATGAACCATGCGGTCAAATCGGTCTATGAACCTGGTTCTACATTTAAAATCGTAACTTTGGCTGCAGCCGTTCAAGAAAAGCTGTTTGATCCTAATGCGAAATATCTATCGGGTCAGATTCAAGTCAAAGGATCCAAAAGGGTGCTACATGATATTAAAAGAGCAGGGTGGGGTAAGATTACCTATCTTGAGGGCGTCAAGAGATCCAGTAACGTGGCTTTTGTTAAACTGGGATCAGAGTTATTGGGGAAAGAACGCCTGCTCCAATATATTACCGATTTCGGATTCGGGAAAAAAACCGGAATTGATTTGCCTGGTGAAACAACCTGGGCCGTAAATCTTCCGGGTCCCGTAGAGGTTGCAACAGCATCTTATGGACACGGCGTCAACGTGACCCCGATCCAACAGCTGGCTGCCGTATCTGCGATTGCTAACGGAGGCAAGCTTATGAAGCCTCAAATTATCAAGGAGTGGACCGATCCGAATACAGGTGTAACGGAGGTTACTAAACCTGTTACGGTCAAACAGGTTATTTCTCCCGAGGCAGCCAAGGAAACCGGCGAATATCTGGAGCAGGTCGTTGCTGACCAGGATATTGGCACAGGACGTCACGCTTACATTGATGGCTATCGCGTAGCGGGTAAAACCGGTACGGCAATAAAAAACATTAACGGACAGTATGACAGCTCCAAATCAGTCGTTTCCTTTATCGGCTACGCGCCGGTGAATGATCCGAAGATAGCGGTTATCGTCATTATGGACCAGCCTGATAGTGCAACGGTAGGCGGCGGTACCGCAACTGCGCCGGTCTTCAAGAAGATTGTGTCGCAATCCCTTCAATATATGGGAGTGCCAAAAACCACAACCACAACCAAACCGGAAACCGATGTCAAAAAAAATGATGCAATCAAAACACAAAATCGTCCGCCTGCACCGGATTTGGTCAATAAAAACGTCAAGGAAGCTGAAAAACAACTGCTTAAATCCGGCATCGCTTTTGATACCTTGGGTAAAGGTACCTCGATCATGAAGCAATTTCCAGCCAAAGGGACTCCGATGAGCCCCGGACAGCACATATACCTTCTGACTGAAACAGACAAAACGATGGAGGTTCCGGATCTGACGGGTGAGTCTCTGCGGGATGCGCTGGATGTTCTGACTCTGATGAAAGTATCCGTGAATGTCAGCGGTGAAGGTTATGTAGCAAGCCAGAAGGTAACCAATCAGGCTGGCAAGCGTGTGGTCCAGCTTTCCTTGAGATCTTCGGATGATCCAGGTACTGGGGAGGATGCATCGACAGATACAGCCGGAGGCGATGAGGGAAAAGGCCATTCCGCTGAAACGGGCCAATCCTCCTCCGGTAAAACCGATGGCGCGAAAAACGACCAATAA
- a CDS encoding adenosylhomocysteinase yields MSTLSLKNSIVKDMALAPEGHLKIDWVEAHMPVLNEIRKQFEAEQPFKGLKVTISLHLEAKTAYLAKVVKAGGAEVTITGSNPLSTQDDVCAALVEDGVTVLAKYNPDPVEYKEYLIRALETKPDLIIDDGGDLVTILHSERPDLLETIRGGAEETTTGIIRLKALEKEGLLKLPMVAVNDAYCKYLFDNRYGTGQSVWDAVNRTTNLVVAGKTAVVVGYGWCGKGVAMRAKGLGAKVIVTEVDPIRSVEAHMDGFEVMPMIEAAKQGDFFVTVTGNRDVITGEHFDVMKDGAILCNAGHFDVEVNKIELSSRAASIRTVRRNIEEYELKDGRKVYLLAEGRLVNLGAGDGHPAEIMDMTFALQAMSLKYVNDNYETIGSKVLNVPLEIDRQVASYKLESLGIQIDALSREQVEYLDSWTGHE; encoded by the coding sequence ATGAGTACACTGTCATTGAAGAACAGCATCGTCAAAGATATGGCTTTGGCCCCGGAAGGGCATTTGAAAATTGATTGGGTAGAGGCACATATGCCCGTTCTTAATGAAATCCGTAAGCAATTTGAGGCGGAGCAGCCGTTTAAAGGACTGAAGGTAACCATTTCGCTGCATCTGGAAGCCAAAACCGCTTATCTGGCGAAGGTTGTGAAGGCTGGCGGTGCCGAAGTAACCATCACAGGCAGCAACCCGCTTTCGACACAGGATGATGTTTGTGCGGCACTTGTAGAGGATGGCGTAACGGTTCTCGCTAAATACAATCCGGATCCGGTGGAATACAAGGAATACCTGATCCGTGCTCTGGAAACCAAGCCAGACCTTATCATCGATGACGGGGGCGACCTCGTGACAATTCTGCATTCGGAGCGTCCCGACCTGCTTGAGACCATCCGGGGCGGCGCGGAAGAAACAACGACCGGCATTATACGCCTGAAGGCTCTGGAAAAGGAAGGCCTCCTCAAACTGCCGATGGTGGCTGTGAATGACGCTTATTGCAAGTATTTGTTTGATAACCGTTATGGAACAGGCCAATCGGTTTGGGATGCGGTGAACCGTACCACTAATCTGGTTGTTGCCGGAAAAACCGCTGTGGTTGTCGGCTATGGCTGGTGCGGCAAAGGGGTTGCAATGCGGGCCAAGGGTCTTGGCGCCAAGGTTATTGTTACGGAAGTGGATCCGATTCGTTCCGTTGAAGCGCATATGGATGGCTTTGAAGTGATGCCGATGATCGAGGCTGCAAAGCAGGGCGACTTCTTCGTGACCGTAACAGGCAACCGTGACGTGATTACCGGTGAGCACTTTGATGTGATGAAGGATGGAGCGATCCTGTGCAACGCGGGTCATTTTGATGTCGAGGTTAATAAAATCGAATTGTCCAGCCGGGCAGCTTCGATCCGCACAGTCCGCCGCAACATTGAGGAATATGAGCTCAAGGATGGCCGTAAGGTTTATCTTCTTGCAGAAGGACGTCTGGTCAATCTAGGAGCGGGTGATGGTCATCCGGCGGAAATCATGGATATGACGTTTGCCTTGCAGGCTATGTCCCTGAAGTACGTGAATGACAACTATGAAACAATTGGCAGCAAGGTATTGAATGTACCACTGGAAATTGATCGGCAGGTTGCAAGCTATAAGCTGGAAAGCCTGGGGATCCAAATCGATGCGTTAAGCCGCGAGCAGGTTGAATATCTGGACAGCTGGACAGGACATGAATAG
- the rsmH gene encoding 16S rRNA (cytosine(1402)-N(4))-methyltransferase RsmH, whose translation MFHHITVLKEEATEGLHIKRDGIYVDCTLGGAGHSSLIASKLGEYGRLIALDQDDWALNNAKERLAPFADKVSLVKTNFRQLEDTLKELAVPMKDGIPQVDGILFDLGVSSPQFDEGERGFSYNHDAPLDMRMDQSSELTAWHIINEWPEKEIARVLFQYGEEKFSRRIAKFIIEHREQGPIQTTGQLVDIIKEGIPAAARRTGGHPAKRSFQALRIAVNDELGAFEEALHQAVRCLAPGGRVSVITFHSLEDRICKHIFNSYVGRCTCPPDFPMCVCNGKGELKLVNRKPIIASEEELELNSRARSAKLRVAEKL comes from the coding sequence TTGTTTCATCACATCACGGTGCTTAAAGAAGAAGCCACAGAAGGGCTGCACATCAAACGAGACGGCATTTATGTCGACTGTACGCTTGGCGGAGCGGGGCATAGTTCCCTGATCGCTTCAAAGCTTGGAGAATATGGCAGACTCATTGCGCTGGATCAGGATGATTGGGCGCTGAATAATGCAAAGGAAAGACTTGCTCCTTTTGCGGACAAGGTTTCCTTGGTCAAAACGAATTTTCGTCAACTGGAAGATACATTAAAAGAACTTGCTGTTCCTATGAAAGACGGTATCCCGCAGGTTGATGGGATATTGTTTGATCTTGGCGTTTCATCACCACAGTTTGATGAAGGGGAACGCGGATTCAGCTACAACCATGATGCACCGCTGGATATGCGCATGGACCAATCCTCTGAATTAACGGCATGGCATATTATTAACGAATGGCCGGAAAAGGAGATTGCGCGCGTGCTTTTCCAATATGGGGAAGAGAAATTCTCCCGGCGCATTGCCAAGTTCATTATCGAACACCGGGAGCAGGGACCTATTCAAACCACAGGTCAGCTGGTCGATATTATTAAAGAAGGTATACCTGCGGCGGCACGCAGAACCGGGGGGCATCCCGCGAAGCGGAGCTTTCAGGCATTGCGCATAGCGGTGAATGATGAACTTGGCGCTTTTGAAGAGGCACTTCATCAGGCGGTTCGCTGCCTTGCACCGGGAGGAAGAGTATCGGTCATTACTTTCCATTCACTCGAGGACCGGATCTGTAAACATATTTTCAACAGCTATGTTGGAAGATGCACTTGTCCTCCTGACTTCCCGATGTGCGTTTGCAATGGGAAAGGCGAGCTCAAGCTGGTGAACCGGAAACCAATTATTGCAAGCGAAGAGGAATTGGAACTAAACTCTCGCGCACGTTCAGCGAAGCTGAGAGTCGCGGAGAAACTATAA
- the mraZ gene encoding division/cell wall cluster transcriptional repressor MraZ, translating into MFMGEYQHSIDDKGRLIIPAKFRELLGSAFVITRGLDQCLFVYPMNEWSILEQKLKSLPLMKSDARAFTRFFFSGATECEWDKQGRVNLPGNLRQYAKLDKECVVLGVSNRVEIWSKDTWEAYFQQSEGAFNEIAEKLVDFNFEL; encoded by the coding sequence ATGTTTATGGGAGAGTATCAACACAGCATTGACGATAAAGGTCGCTTGATCATTCCAGCCAAATTCCGTGAGCTTTTGGGTTCAGCCTTTGTGATCACCCGCGGCTTGGACCAGTGTCTCTTTGTTTACCCTATGAATGAATGGAGCATCCTTGAGCAGAAGCTGAAGTCGCTTCCTCTAATGAAATCGGATGCCCGCGCATTCACCCGGTTCTTTTTCTCAGGTGCGACAGAATGCGAGTGGGACAAACAGGGAAGGGTAAATTTACCGGGTAATCTTCGCCAATATGCCAAGCTCGACAAGGAATGTGTCGTGCTGGGAGTATCCAATCGCGTTGAGATTTGGAGCAAGGACACCTGGGAAGCATACTTTCAGCAATCTGAAGGTGCATTTAACGAAATCGCTGAAAAGCTGGTTGATTTTAATTTTGAATTGTAA